The sequence TTCGTTGAACTACGTTGGCGCCATCGACCATAGCCGCTTCGTGTAAACTTATATCAACGCCCGTCAAAATCGCAATATAGATGATCGCAGAAAAGCCCATCGTTTGCCAGATCCCAGACCAGACATATACCGACGAGAATGCCTCGGGCATAGCAAGCAAATTGAGGCTATAGTCTATTCCAAAGACCCCAAGTAGATTGTTGATCAGTCCGTTTCGAGGGTCGAGAGTTTTCATTATGATAGAAACCATAACAACAACTGAAATAAAGTGAGGCGCGTATGTAATGATTTGAACCGATTTGCCAAACTTTTTGTTAGGACAGTACTTTAGTAATATTGCCAAAATTACAGGAAACGGAATACCCACAACAAGCCCATAAAGACTGATGGTTAAAGTGTTTTTCATGATGTCAGCAAATTGATAATAATCGAAAAAGCGTGCAAAGTGTTCGAAGCCTACCCACTCGCTTCCCCAAATGCCATCCACTGGTCGATAATCACGAAACGCAATTTGCGCTCCATACATAGGAAAATAGTGGAAAACCAACATATACAGCATCGGAAGTAGGAGTAGAAGATATAGTTGCCAGCAATCAAGAAAGGCAGCCTTGGTACGCTCCCATCTAGATTTTTTTGTTTACTATTCATGAATTGCCTCCTTTTATAGTTTGAAAATTATATATTATCATGACAATTATATGGTACGCTTATTTGGTTGTCAAGCAAAAATTACACCAAAGTTAAGAAAATGTGAAGAAAAAAAGCCTACGATGCGTCATCATAGGCAACTAGTAATTATTTCTTATTTAGCTTATCTATTTCTACTTGCCAAATTGCGCTTTGAGATTCGAGAGCTTCCATAACGGTTTGTTCGTTCCAATAGATTTTGTCGGCGGCGGTACTGGTCTTGACGGCATTATTAATTAAAATGGATAGGTCTGATGTGGCAACGCCGTTGCTTCGCATAAGAGCAATGCTTTCCTCGACTGCACGAGGATCTCGATAGATAGGATATAAAGCTGCCATCCAGTCGTCGGGGCCATCATATCCAGGCGCAGGGTCCATCCACATGTCATAAGCAAATGCTATTGCTTCGGCCTCATCTTTAGAAAAACTGTTTGGAATAACGAATGCGGAGTCGTTAAATAGCGCCGTATAGTTTTCTGCATCGGGGCCCTTAGGAAAGACCACCAAGCCGTAGTCATCGGTCATGTCTGTTGAAAATCTTGTTGCAGCTTCAGACTCATTTCCGAGATACATGGCAATTTTACCGGTAACAAACAAATCTTGATGCCCATCCCATCTCTCGGGTGCCGTGCCAAAGCCAGTGTCATAATATGCGTTAGCCCACTCGAAGGCCTTTAAACTTTCGGAAGACATAGTGTTATTGTAAAACATTCCGTCCTCATCTTTTGCAATATAGCTTCCGCCATTTGAAAATACTGCGGCAGCGGTAAAGTTCCCAGACGAAATAGAAATAGCATATATGTCATTGATGCCATCGTTATCAGTATCGCGTGTAACTTGCTGGCTAATCTCCATAAATTGGTCCCAAGTCCAGTCTCCCGAAGCTTGCAAATCATATAGCAAATCAGGATCTAGACCAGCTTCTTCAAATAGACGTTTATTGAAAAATAATACTTTGGAAGGGCGGCTGATAGGTGCAATTCCATAGACGCTGTCTCCTACGGTCATTATTTCTCGAAGAGGTTGGCTCCATTTGGGATCATCCAAATCGAAATTTTCTAGCGTGGCTAAGTCATAGGCCAATCCGCTGTCTTTTGCAACGCCAACTAGAGAGGCATTAAATCTAAACATGCTTGCTGCTGGCTCTCCAGCCATAGTAGAAGTGGAGAATAATTCTGGTATATCTTGCCATCTGCCAACACCAATCATTTCAAAGGTGAAATTATGTTTATCCATCATCTCATTGCGATATTCCCAGAGGGCTTCGTCTTGAGCACTAGCTTTTTCTTCGGGTTCGCCTTGATATTTTGTGGCCCAGTTGCCTAAAGTGATTTTCATTCCGCCAAAATCTTGAATAGCTTCAATAGGAGCTGGCGATGAAGTATCTGTGGTAACAGGCTCTGGAGTGGTACAAGCAGTGAGGGTTCCGATAACAAGTGTGATTCCAATTAATGAATTAAATAATTTTGTTGTTTTCATATAAAAAACCTCCTTGTGTTAAAAACTTGGCGGTTTCCCAAATGGGTTCGCCGTGATTATGCTGAGGAGCGCCCGCGGTTGTTCTTCCTTTCTATAAATTATACGCGAACATACCCAACCACAAGTTCGCCGGCAGCAGTTTTGCCGATGAGTTTGGCTGCGAAATCGGAAGGGGCATCGCTTAGTTGTGTATCACCGACAAACGTTAATGCGATACCATCCGGATGCGAAGTAGTTGCCGCGACCGTTGCGCCGCCGCCAAAGTTTACTGCAATAGAAGAGCCGAGTCTAAATGAATCAAGATCAAAATCATTGCTCATAGAATTCTCGGTTAAAATAAGTAATTGCATATTGCCCAGCCAACGAAGCCTTCGATAAACTATAAGAGGAAGCACCTGATTTTTGGAGCTGTGATTATCATTGGGATAGTCGAGTTCTTTGGCATAGTCGATGGCGGCCATTGTGAGGTGTGTAGCTCTGCCAAACTGGTCAACGAGAACGTTGGGTCTCTCAACTTTATGCCAAAGGGTGCGAGTACCATCTGTATATACGGTAAGAGATGGGGCATAAGCAAAGCCGTCTTCATAAAACCAATTTATTCCATCAGGGGATCGCAAATATACTGCTCTCAAATCTAAGAATGCATTGATAATCATATGAAACTGCACTTCATCTTTCCATACAACGGGGTCTTCGTAGTCGGAATTTCGATACTCTGCAGGTAGTGATTCGTTGGCAGAAGTGGGTCCGCATAGAACCTGATATGGCCCCAAAATTCCTACATCGCTTCGGATTGCGATGCCCCGTTTACTCATAAAGTATATCGATCCATCGTCTAATTGTAGACCAGATAAATTGTTGCGCAAGTGAGGAACTTCTGTCGGAGCGGCATCAACCTCCAAAATGCCTTCGTATTTCCATGGACCTGCAATAGACTTTGAACTCAAAATTATAGGAACGAAGCGAACCAAAATGTATAGCAAATAGGATCCGTCGTTCATCAAAATTATGTTGGCATTGTGACCCGAACTGTTAAAATTATCCACACCCTCGGCAGTTGTGTAGGTATATGCTTCGGAGCGTACAATCTTAAAAGGACCGGTGGCAGAGTCTGATACTGCATAAGCGACAGTAGATTTAGGCCAGTCCCAATGACCTTTTCTAGTATTCTCGGGCCATCGAACTATATTGATATGATACTTGCCGTCTTCTTCGACAATACGACCGCCCCAGTATGAAAATTCGTTGTCTTCGATGCCGTTATTGATATCGCGTGGTTTGGTGTATGGCTCACCCCAAATGCCGTCGGATACAAACGTTTCAGTTATAGGGAGCGGCAAGATTAAATCGCTAAATGAAGCACCGGGAACTGCAGAAACAGTGGCAATTGCGGTAGCAGACAGAGGACTTTCGTTGCCGCTAAAATCTACCGCGGTTATAGCGTAAGTATTGGCGCCGCCTTTGATAGGTAGCAGATCGACGTATTGATTGGTGGGATGATGATATGTTAATAGCGACAATGTTTCGGAAATAGAATCGGCTCGATAAATATTATAAAATTCGGTGTCGTGATTTGGGTCAGTCCACGTGAGAGCAACTTCCCACTTCGACGCGGTTGCTATTAAATCGGTCGGCGCAAGAGAAACGCCATCATCTAGCTTGGTAACAGCAACTGGATAGGATGCCATTCTTCCGATTGCAGTCGTGGCAGGTGCGGCACAATAGTAGTAGGTTCGACCGGGAACTGCCGTTGTATCTAAAAATGATGACGCGGCCGATGATGCGATCTTAGTATAGCCGCTGCGTTTTTGATCGCTTCGATATATATCTGCGAGATGGTTAAACTTGAGCGCAATGCCTTTGGGGGTATCTTTTGCCATAATATTCCAGAGATCTGCA is a genomic window of Candidatus Epulonipiscium viviparus containing:
- a CDS encoding ABC transporter permease subunit, which codes for MLVFHYFPMYGAQIAFRDYRPVDGIWGSEWVGFEHFARFFDYYQFADIMKNTLTISLYGLVVGIPFPVILAILLKYCPNKKFGKSVQIITYAPHFISVVVMVSIIMKTLDPRNGLINNLLGVFGIDYSLNLLAMPEAFSSVYVWSGIWQTMGFSAIIYIAILTGVDISLHEAAMVDGANVVQRIRHIDFPALIPQITILLILSLGRILNVGLRKPYLCKTLSTHRHRRLFLPMYIRWVSPHHFQMFPIPLQ
- a CDS encoding ABC transporter substrate-binding protein — translated: MKTTKLFNSLIGITLVIGTLTACTTPEPVTTDTSSPAPIEAIQDFGGMKITLGNWATKYQGEPEEKASAQDEALWEYRNEMMDKHNFTFEMIGVGRWQDIPELFSTSTMAGEPAASMFRFNASLVGVAKDSGLAYDLATLENFDLDDPKWSQPLREIMTVGDSVYGIAPISRPSKVLFFNKRLFEEAGLDPDLLYDLQASGDWTWDQFMEISQQVTRDTDNDGINDIYAISISSGNFTAAAVFSNGGSYIAKDEDGMFYNNTMSSESLKAFEWANAYYDTGFGTAPERWDGHQDLFVTGKIAMYLGNESEAATRFSTDMTDDYGLVVFPKGPDAENYTALFNDSAFVIPNSFSKDEAEAIAFAYDMWMDPAPGYDGPDDWMAALYPIYRDPRAVEESIALMRSNGVATSDLSILINNAVKTSTAADKIYWNEQTVMEALESQSAIWQVEIDKLNKK